Proteins encoded by one window of Triplophysa rosa linkage group LG19, Trosa_1v2, whole genome shotgun sequence:
- the LOC130569700 gene encoding trichohyalin — protein MKSMREINLDTYSLSLLTAKEDILNPRSSTNWALFAYDGIMNRLKLADSGVGGLKELMTKLHPRRSLYGMCRVGTKQSLIVMILWVGIEVDEYRRAECASHLPAIRAFFREVQIFLPAHTLDEMTEERMCTLASKAAMVMQGPRQRPGLRREDRQETVGTNYKRTIAAAETLRIQRESFWAQAEREEDERRKEEQQRAAEDRRQREIERLRQERREAMERKRKMMEREQKIKEQRRIQAQMEAEERKRERIKWKCQEREREDEEARARYLRSESEEKAAEAAALVSQRTTNPREFFRQLSSSSIVNSDSQTSSPYPVRNPYRRLHHSQTDNVFIFNEPSSFTPPSPHRSTAASPYLPSTPTSKSPTLVFPSSLHSPEMVSPTISKQNIPQDCAMVPSRSQIYLSSPQQTESSYKVTAYAMPPSILQLQAKPSASMNAESEIKKTITAILDSLVFYPPPPTKEELRLDNRGLDEAKPTDKLSSPLSHFEFSPKPSEDFSETSMQTQPDVNLSCQSVSDALTSSPSQSSPVSLVPSCLLVPQPPSRPLPALPISPPTLKDLESDRDFPASVRSMVEEEEIEGEDGETVEKEWIHEETVREIRDEENEAVEEGKGGEMREDREEMNAGQEEPDGKNMEKHDDKNALEETESEYVQDGKNIDKSETEKTQRGQIMKECEKANKIMEESENGKEPNETIMEDSESMKYQDGEILEESESEKNQEEKIVEEANEKYQDKKIVQESESEKYQDVKIEENVHDQEEKILEESKSEIYQEDKIMEECDGEKYQEVNILQEFECDKYEDEKIMEESKNEKYQEQKIEEEFKNIKYQDEKTMEESETDKCQEEKIEEESDNEKYENEKIVEESENVKDQDEKMMEESQSEKYQDEKIEEESENVQEQDEKMMEESESEKYQEAKIMEECGGEKYQEVKILQEFESEKCKDEKIREESKSEKCKEEKITEESDTEKYQEQKIEVESKYAKDQDEKMMEESKSEKGQEEKIKNETEYIKYQDIRTMEEFENENEQKSIENCDSDGKEKDNFQEEYEEALMNQENEEKSSKDFTRTENLTVLKAESDTEIIMIHDTTDEGGVKRTSDQRNEKKERNIPLIKTDEEDPSNADKQNEHEPCAETLFSQHAPLFPESSAARPSQYISLAESIPNHNENEPQMISTDSIQDKSDLSHQEDPKVTTDSLTAVSFSQESLHLPSKNSSGSEENALSTSAISEQASFGQSDGEEGLE, from the exons ATGAAATCAATGAGAGAAATTAATTTGGATACATACAGTTTGTCTCTGCTAAcggcaaaagaagatatcttgaacCCACGCTCCTCTACAAACTG GGCTTTGTTTGCTTATGATGGAATAATGAACAGGCTCAAACTGGCTGATTCTGGGG TAGGTGGACTGAAAGAGCTGATGACTAAACTACACCCCAGACGCTCACTTTACGGGATGTGCAGGGTGGGCACAAAACAATCCCTCATCGTCATGATATTATGG GTAGGAATTGAGGTGGATGAATATCGCAGAGCTGAGTGTGCCAGTCACCTGCCAGCGATAAGGGCATTCTTCAGG GAAGTTCAGATCTTTCTTCCTGCACACACTTTGGATGAAATGACAGAAGAAAGGATGTGTACTCTGGCCAGTAAGGCTGCGATGGTGATGCAGGGGCCGAGACAGAGACCGGGGCTCCGGCGAGAAGACAGACAAGAGACTGTG GGCACAAATTACAAGCGAACAATCGCAGCAGCAGAGACCCTAAGAATCCAAAGAGAATCTTTCTGGGCACAAGCAGAG AGAGAGGAGGATGAAAGAAGGAAAGAGGAACAGCAGAGGGCAGCAGAGGACAGGAGAcaaagagagatagagagactgCGCCAGGAGAGGAGAGAAGCAATGGAGCGAAAGAGGAAGATGATGGAAAGAGAACAGAAGATAAAAGAGCAGAG GAGAATACAAGCCCAAATGGAGGCAGAGGAACGCAAACGGGAGAGAATAAAATGG AAGTGCCAGGAAAGAGAACGAGAAGACGAGGAAGCAAGAGCTAGATACTTACGCTCTGAATCTGAAGAAAAAGCTGCT GAGGCAGCAGCTCTAGTGTCCCAGCGAACCACAAATCCAAGAGAGTTCTTCAGACAACTGTCCTCCTCTTCAATTGTCAACTCAGATTCCCAAACCAGCTCACCATATCCAG TCAGGAATCCTTACAGACGACTTCATCATAGTCAGACAGACAATGTCTTCATTTTTAATGAACCTTCATCTTTCACGCCTCCATCTCCTCATAGATCAACAGCGGCATCACCGTACCTCCCCTCGACTCCAACATCCAAAAGCCCAACACTCGTGTTTCCTTCTTCACTGCACAGTCCAGAAATGGTATCACCTACCATCTCAAAGCAGAATATCCCTCAAGATTGTGCAATGGTTCCTTCTAGAAGTCAGATCTACTTATCTTCACCTCAGCAGACTGAATCATCCTATAAAGTCACTGCTTACGCTATGCCACCCTCCATTCTGCAGCTCCAAGCCAAACCATCAGCTTCAATGAATGCTgaatctgaaataaaaaaaaccatcACTGCCATATTAGACAGTCTTGTCTTTTACCCTCCACCACCAACCAAAGAAGAGCTCAGATTAGACAATCGGGGCTTAGATGAAGCAAAACCAACAGATAAACTTTCTTCGCCTCTTTCTCATTTTGAGTTTTCACCAAAACCATCTGAGGACTTTTCTGAAACGTCAATGCAAACCCAACCTGATGTGAATCTGTCTTGTCAGAGTGTCTCAGATGCTCTGACATCCTCTCCTTCTCAATCTTCTCCTGTTTCACTGGTTCCATCATGCCTCCTGGTACCTCAGCCACCCTCTAGACCGCTTCCCGCTCTGCCTATCTCCCCACCAACATTAAAGGATCTGGAATCAGACAGAGACTTTCCTGCCTCTGTTAGATCTATGGTTGAGGAGGAAGAGATTGAGGGAGAGGATGGAGAGACGGTTGAGAAGGAATGGATTCATGAGGAGACAGTAAGAGAGATCCGAGATGAGGAAAATGAGGCGGTGGAAGAAGGGAAAGGAGGTGAAATGAGAGAAGATAGAGAGGAGATGAATGCAGGACAGGAGGAACCAGATGGGAAGAATATGGAAAAACATGATGATAAGAATGCTTTGGAGGAGACTGAGAGTGAATATGTACAAGATGGaaaaaacattgacaaatctgagacagaaaaaacacaacGTGGGCAAATTATGAAAGAATGTGAAAAAGCTAATAAAATTATGGAGGAATCAGAGAATGGAAAAGAACCAAATGAGACAATTATGGAGGATTCTGAGAGCATGAAATATCAAGATGGGGAAATTTTGGAAGAATCTGAAAGcgaaaaaaatcaagaagagaAAATTGTGGAGGAAGCTAATGAAAAATATCAAGATAAAAAAATTGTGCAAGAATCTGAGAGTGAAAAATATCAAGATGTGAAAATTGAGGAGAATGTACACGATCAAGAGGAGAAAATATTGGAAGAATCTAAAAGCGAAATATATCAAGAAGACAAAATTATGGAAGAATGTGATGGTGAAAAATATCAAGAAGTGAACATTCTACAAGAATTTGAGTGTGACAAATACGAAGATGAAaaaattatggaagaatctaaaaatgaaaaatatcaaGAACAGAAAATTGAGGAGGAATTTAAGAATATAAAATATCAAGATGAGAAAACtatggaagaatctgaaacAGATAAATGTCAAGAAGAGAAAATTGAAGAAGAATCTGacaatgaaaaatatgaaaatgagaaaattgTGGAGGAATCTGAGAACGTAAAAGATCAAGATGAGAAAATGATGGAAGAATCTCAGAGTGAAAAATATCAAGATGAGAAAATTGAGGAAGAATCTGAGAATGTACAAgaacaagatgaaaaaatgatGGAAGAATCTGAAAGTGAAAAATATCAAGAAGCCAAAATTATGGAAGAATGCGGCGGTGAAAAATATCAAGAAGTGAAAATTCTACAAGAATTTGAGAGTGAAAAATGTAAAGATGAGAAAATTAGGGAAGAATCTAAAagtgaaaaatgtaaagaaGAGAAAATTACAGAAGAATCGGACACTGAAAAATATCAAGAACAGAAAATTGAGGTGGAATCTAAGTACGCAAAAGATCAAGATGAGAAAATGATGGAAGAATCTAAAAGCGAAAAAGGTCAAGAAGAGAAAATTAAGAACGAAACTGAGTACATAAAATATCAAGATATAAGAACTATGGAGGAATTTGAGaatgaaaatgaacagaaatctATTGAAAACTGTGATAGTGACggaaaagaaaaagacaacTTTCAGGAGGAATATGAAGAGGCTTTAATGAACCAAGAGAATGAAGAAAAGTCAAGTAAGGACTTTACCAGGACAGAAAATTTGACTGTGTTAAAGGCAGAATCTGATACTGAGATTATAATGATTCATGACACAACAGATGAAGGGGGAGTGAAGAGGACCAGTGATCAACGGAacgagaagaaagaaagaaatataccACTCATTAAAACAGATGAGGAGGATCCATCCAATGCAGACAAACAGAATGAGCATGAACCCTGTGCAGAAACACTTttctcccagcatgcaccactCTTCCCAGAATCCTCTGCTGCCAGGCCTAGTCAATACATAAGTCTAGCTGAAAGTATACCAAATCATAATGAAAATGAGCCACAGATGATCTCCACAGACTCAATTCAGGACAAGTCAGATCTGAGCCATCAAGAAGACCCCAAAGTGACAACTGACTCTTTAACAGCAGTATCATTCAGTCAGGAATCCTTACACTTGCCCTCAAAGAACAGCTCGGGTTCTGAGGAGAACGCTTTGTCGACATCAGCCATATCTGAACAAGCCAGTTTTGGGCAATCTGATGGGGAGGAGGGACTTGAATAA
- the dnajc21 gene encoding dnaJ homolog subfamily C member 21: MKCHYEVLGVERDATDDDLKKAYRKLALKWHPDKNIDNVEEAAELFKLIQAAYDVLSDPQERAWYDNHREALLKGGVGGDYRDESIDLLQYFTVTCYSGYGDDEQGFYTVYRNLFESIAKEEIEHSKDVEDEEDDFPSFGDSQSDYDTAVHLFYGFWQSFCTRKNFAWKEEYDTRQASNRWEKRAMEKENKKTRDKARKEHSELVRQLVAFVRKRDKRVQAHKKLVEEQNSEKAKKVEELRRKQKLSQAKLAEEYKEQSWAAMSELEKELQQMEAQYDQQFGDVSESEEEEDEEAGEDGLEGPDTEKGEMDDYYDDLYCPACDKSFKSDKAMKNHEKSKKHREMVALLRQQLEEDDKSLGQNSADRDEDEEEDDEEDEVDDTPRQKLSKRQKRKKRQQRTVNNLPEESESQSPIPQSTEEHPPPESDSGNNKDAPVPSEHPDENPKPEGGEPTTQKSSAKTKAKKGGKDSNNKPHWVAEVTQEKEVNLRCVTCQYEFPTRNKLFDHLKTTGHSTALSSSNAAQTSRKKKETRKNR, translated from the exons ATGAAGTGTCACTACGAGGTGTTGGGTGTTGAACGAGACGCGACGGACGACGATCTCAAAAAGGCCTATCGAAAATTAGCCTTGAAATGGCACCCAG ACAAGAACATTGACAACGTAGAAGAGGCAGCAGAGCTGTTTAAACTGATTCAGGCTGCGTATGATGTTCTGAGTGATCCTCAAGAAAGAGCCTG GTATGATAACCACAGAGAGGCACTGCTGAAAGGTGGGGTCGGTGGAGACTACCGGGATGAAAGTATTGATCTTTTGCAGTACTTCACTGTCACCTGTTATTCTGGTTACGGAGATGATGAGCAG GGCTTTTACACTGTGTACAGAAACCTTTTTGAATCTATAGCAAAGGAAGAGATTGAGCACAGTAAAGATGTGGAAGATGAGGAAGATGATTTTCCGTCCTTTGGAGATTCACAGAGCGACTACGacact GCGGTCCACTTGTTTTACGGCTTTTGGCAGAGTTTCTGCACGCGCAAAAACTTTGCATGGAAAGAAGAATACGACACACGGCAGGCGTCTAACCGTTGGGAGAAGAGAGCTATGGAGAAAGAGAACAAGAAAACCCGGGACAAGGCCAGAAAGGAACACAGCGAACTTGTACGCCAACTAGTGGCCTTCGTCCGCAAGCGCGACAAGCGAGTTCAGGCCCATAAGAAACTTGTGGAAGAGCAAAACTCTGAGAAGGCCAAGAAAGTAGAAGAACTGAGGAGAAAACAGAAGCTCAGTCAGGCTAA GTTGGCAGAAGAATATAAGGAGCAGAGCTGGGCTGCCATGTCTGAGCTTGAGAAGGAACTGCAGCAGATGGAAGCTCAGTATGATCAACAGTTTGGAGATGTGTCAGAGAGCGAAGAAGAGGAGGACGAGGAGGCAGGTGAAGATGGGCTGGAGGGGCCAGATACAGAGAAAGGAG AGATGGACGATTACTATGACGACCTGTATTGCCCTGCCTGTGACAAATCCTTCAAATCTGATAAAGC CATGAAGAACCATGAGAAGTCCAAAAAGCACAGAGAGATGGTGGCATTGCTACGGCAACAGCTGGAGGAGGATGATAAATCACTGGGTCAGAACTCAGCAGACAGAGACGAAGACGAGGAGGAGGACGATGAGGAAGATGAAGTTGATGACACGCCGAGACAAAA ATTGTCTAAAAGGCAAAAGAGGAAAAAGCGGCAACAAAGAACAGTAAAT AATCTCCCCGAAGAGTCAGAGAGTCAAAGTCCAATCCCACAGTCCACTGAGGAGCATCCACCACCCGAGTCAGATTCAGGCAACAACAAGGACGCCCCTGTTCCCTCTGAGCACCCAGATGAGAATCCAAAACCAGAGGGAGGTGAACCCACAACTCAAAAAAG CTCTGCGAAGACAAAAGCAAAGAAAGGCGGGAAAGACTCGAACAACAAACCTCACTGGGTTGCTGAAGTTACGCAAGAG AAGGAAGTCAATCTACGCTGTGTCACCTGTCAGTATGAATTCCCAACCAGAAACAAACTTTTCGATCACCTGAAGACCACGGGTCACTCCACTGCGCTCTCCTCCAGCAACGCTGCCCAAACAAGCAGGAAAAAGAAGGAAACAAGGAAGAACAGATGA
- the agxt2 gene encoding alanine--glyoxylate aminotransferase 2, mitochondrial has protein sequence MHKVLSRLNGPCLLGKTHSWTAVDVFVKLHKGSGALCQKSAVKQPPPELPEMPACDFKPELYQGMSKECLIGIRKHNCNPMTMQVTYYKKPVFINQGYMQWLWDVDGRRYLDLFAGVVTVSVGHCHPKVTEAAEKQLRRLWHTTAIYIYPQMQEYAEKLTALLPEPLKVVYFMNSGSEANDLAVLMARLHTGNFDIITLRGSYHGGSPQATGLTSNAVYKYPVPSSMGCHNTMCPDVFRGLWGGSQCRDSPVQTIRECSCSPGHCQANDKYIDQLKEVFDTTVPRRIAAFFGEPIQGVGGAIQYPKNYLKETYQLVRERGGICIADEVQTGFGRTGSHFWGFQGHNVIPDMVTMAKGIGNGFPMGALVTTAEIASSFAKGVHFNTFGGNPLACAIGSSVLDTIKEERTQENSANVGTYLMMELAKLRNKYEIIGDVRGKGLQIGVEMVKDKASRDPLPSQNMNQIFEDIKDMGVLIGKGGLYGQTFRIKPPMCITKDDADFFLAVFNQAVLNYMERK, from the exons ATGCATAAAGTATTGTCTCGGCTGAATGGCCCGTGTTTGCTCGGGAAAACCCACTCGTGGACTGCAGTGGACGTGTTTGTGAAACTCCACAAAGGAAGCG GTGCGCTATGTCAAAAATCAGCTGTGAAACAGCCCCCACCTGAGTTGCCCGAGATGCCCGCATGTGACTTTAAACCTGAGCTATACCAG GGCATGTCTAAAGAATGTTTAATAGGAATCAGAAAACACAACTGCAACCCGATGACCATGCAAGTTACGTACTACAAAAAGCCAGTCTTCATAAACCAGGGTTACATGCAGTGGCTTTGGGATGTGGATGGAAGACGATATCTGGACTTGTTTGCAGGGGTGGTCACCGTGAGTGTGGGACACTGTCACCC AAAAGTGACTGAAGCAGCAGAGAAACAGCTGAGGCGTCTATGGCACACGACTGCCATCTACATTTACCCACAAATGCAGGAGTATGCAGAGAAACTGACGGCCCTTTTGCCGGAGCCACTAAAG gtTGTGTATTTTATGAACAGTGGTTCTGAGGCTAATGACCTCGCAGTGCTAATGGCCCGGCTACACACGGGAAATTTTGACATCATAACACTCAG GGGCTCATATCATGGCGGCAGCCCTCAAGCAACAGGTCTCACATCCAACGCAGTTTACAAATACCCCGTCCCCTCCTCAATGGGCTGCCATAAT acCATGTGTCCAGATGTGTTCAGAGGCCTTTGGGGAGGAAGCCAGTGTAGAGACTCCCCAGTTCAAACCATCCGGGAATGCAGCTGCTCCCCAG GTCATTGTCAAGCCAATGATAAATATATAGACCAGCTTAAAGAAGTGTTTGACACAACGGTTCCCCGCCGTATCGCTGCTTTCTTTGGCGAACCCATCCAG GGTGTCGGCGGGGCTATTCAGTACCCTAAGAACTACCTGAAGGAGACCTACCAGCTTGTTCGGGAGAGAGGTGGAATCTGTATCGCAGATGAG GTACAGACTGGCTTTGGACGCACAGGAAGTCACTTTTGGGGTTTTCAGGGGCATAATGTTATTCCAGACATGGTTACCATGGCAAAGGGCATTGGCAACGGCTTCCCTATGGGTGCTCTGGTCACCACAGCAG AGATTGCGAGTTCGTTTGCAAAAGGAGTTCATTTCAACACATTTGGAGGTAATCCATTGGCTTGTGCAATTGGATCATCAGTGCTTGAT ACGATAAAAGAGGAGAGGACGCAAGAGAACAGTGCTAATGTCGGCACCTACCTGATGATGGAACTGGCCAAACTTCGGAATAAGTATGAGATTATCGGTGACGTACGAGGAAAAGGTCTTCAGATCGGGGTGGAGATGGTCAAAGACAAG GCCAGCAGAGACCCCTTACCTTCACAAAACATGAATCAGATTTTTGAGGACATTAAAGACATGGGCGTGCTGATCGGAAAAGGCGGGCTTTACGGACAG ACGTTTAGAATCAAGCCACCCATGTGTATAACTAAAGATGACGCAGACTTCTTCCTCGCTGTCTTCAACCAGGCCGTGCTCAACTACATGGAAAGAAAATAG